In one Gemella haemolysans ATCC 10379 genomic region, the following are encoded:
- a CDS encoding heavy-metal-associated domain-containing protein: protein MKNEYSIEGVKCGGCVAAIKEKLSKLDNVNNVEVNIQEKNIVVEGVASKEELQAALSETNFKIV from the coding sequence ATGAAAAATGAATATAGTATCGAAGGTGTAAAATGTGGCGGTTGTGTCGCTGCGATTAAAGAAAAATTATCTAAATTAGATAATGTTAATAATGTTGAGGTTAATATTCAAGAGAAAAATATTGTAGTTGAAGGAGTTGCTTCTAAAGAAGAACTTCAGGCTGCATTATCAGAAACGAATTTTAAAATAGTTTAA
- a CDS encoding heavy metal translocating P-type ATPase: protein MVKNETYLIEGMNCASCAAHIEESLKQVDNLSDVNVNLATSKLTLSRGDGIDRTEVEKIVEKLGYKLTYISSIEERTFILEGMSCATCAKNIEDTISSLDGTEKAIVNFATEKMVVKFDKEKLSVAEIERKVEEAGYKARLEIDDLVDDQAEKKQQEIDGIWKRFIYSAIFTVPALYIAMAEMVGLPTLESLSPMGNPKLFSTVQFILVLPVLYFGRKFFSVGIRAIFRRKPNMDSLVALGAGAAFLYSVYSTVLVYLGDEHAAMNLYYESAAVILTLITLGKYFEGVSKSRTTNAISKLVGLVPKTANLIIDGEEHVVAVDEISTGDILLVRPGEKVPLDGVVIEGRSTVDESMLTGESIPVEKEINSKVVGASINKTGVFKMKVTKVGKDTTLSQIIKLVEDAQNSKAPIAKLVDKISGVFVPIVIVLALIAGILWYFVGDASWSFSLKIIIAVLVIACPCALGLATPTAIMVGTGKGAEHGILIKSSEALQLAKEVDTVVFDKTGTLTEGKISVTDIVTFNDLKEEVLLQLAASVEYLSEHPLGLAIVDEAKNRNLDLLEVKDFSSLTGLGISSTVDGKSVLIGNEKLMLENNIVTKDSVEKAEKYASEGKTPLFIAVDSELAGIIAVADQIKASSLETVEKLHSLGLEVVMLTGDNKKTAEVIAEQLSIDKVVSEVLPEDKANEIKKLQAQGKKVAMVGDGINDAPALVQAEVGIAVGTGTDVAIDAADIVLMKPDLNSVVNAIVLSKKTITNIKENLFWAFFYNVIGIPFAMGVFYIFGGPLLNPMLAGAAMSFSSISVVLNALRLKRVKLN, encoded by the coding sequence ATGGTTAAAAATGAAACATATTTAATTGAAGGGATGAATTGTGCTTCTTGTGCGGCGCATATTGAAGAGAGTTTAAAACAAGTTGATAACTTATCGGATGTTAATGTGAATCTTGCGACTAGTAAACTTACTCTTTCTAGAGGAGACGGAATAGATAGGACTGAAGTAGAAAAGATTGTAGAAAAATTGGGGTATAAGCTTACTTATATATCTAGTATAGAAGAGAGAACTTTCATATTAGAAGGAATGAGTTGTGCAACGTGCGCGAAAAATATAGAAGATACGATTTCATCTTTAGATGGAACAGAAAAAGCCATTGTAAATTTCGCTACTGAGAAGATGGTAGTAAAATTCGATAAAGAAAAATTAAGTGTAGCTGAGATTGAGAGAAAAGTAGAAGAAGCGGGCTATAAAGCAAGATTAGAAATAGATGATTTGGTTGATGATCAAGCTGAGAAAAAACAACAAGAAATTGACGGTATTTGGAAAAGATTTATTTATTCGGCTATATTTACAGTACCTGCGTTGTACATAGCGATGGCTGAGATGGTGGGATTACCTACGTTGGAAAGTTTAAGCCCAATGGGAAATCCAAAATTATTTTCAACTGTACAGTTTATTCTGGTGTTACCTGTTTTATATTTTGGTAGAAAATTCTTTAGTGTAGGAATTAGAGCTATTTTTAGAAGAAAACCTAATATGGATTCTTTAGTAGCGTTAGGAGCAGGGGCAGCATTCTTATATAGTGTTTATTCAACCGTATTGGTATATTTAGGTGATGAACATGCAGCTATGAATTTGTACTATGAATCTGCAGCGGTAATCTTAACATTGATTACACTAGGTAAATACTTTGAAGGAGTATCGAAAAGTCGTACTACAAATGCTATTAGTAAGTTGGTTGGATTGGTACCAAAAACTGCTAATTTAATTATAGATGGTGAAGAACATGTTGTAGCAGTAGATGAAATATCTACAGGTGATATACTACTTGTTCGTCCTGGTGAAAAAGTACCTCTTGATGGAGTCGTGATTGAAGGTCGTTCGACTGTAGATGAATCGATGTTAACAGGGGAAAGTATCCCAGTAGAAAAAGAAATAAATAGTAAAGTTGTCGGAGCTAGTATTAATAAAACAGGTGTTTTTAAAATGAAAGTTACTAAAGTGGGTAAAGACACTACTTTATCACAAATTATTAAACTTGTTGAAGATGCTCAAAATTCTAAAGCTCCGATTGCAAAACTTGTTGATAAAATTTCAGGAGTATTTGTTCCTATTGTTATTGTTTTAGCACTAATAGCTGGAATTTTATGGTACTTTGTTGGAGATGCATCTTGGAGTTTTTCTCTAAAAATTATTATCGCAGTGCTTGTTATTGCTTGTCCTTGTGCCTTAGGTTTGGCTACACCGACAGCTATAATGGTAGGTACAGGTAAGGGAGCTGAACACGGTATTTTAATAAAAAGTTCAGAAGCATTGCAATTAGCGAAAGAAGTAGATACTGTTGTTTTTGATAAAACTGGAACATTGACAGAAGGTAAAATTTCAGTAACTGATATAGTGACATTTAACGATTTAAAAGAAGAAGTTTTATTGCAACTTGCAGCGAGTGTAGAATATCTTTCAGAACACCCATTAGGTCTAGCTATAGTAGATGAAGCTAAAAATAGAAATTTAGATTTGTTAGAAGTTAAAGATTTTAGTTCATTAACAGGATTAGGTATTTCATCGACAGTTGATGGAAAGTCAGTACTTATTGGTAATGAAAAATTAATGTTGGAAAATAATATTGTTACAAAAGATTCAGTTGAAAAAGCAGAGAAATATGCTTCAGAAGGGAAAACACCATTATTCATAGCTGTAGACTCTGAACTAGCTGGGATCATAGCTGTTGCTGATCAAATTAAAGCAAGTAGTTTAGAAACTGTTGAAAAATTACATAGCTTAGGGTTAGAGGTAGTTATGTTGACTGGTGACAATAAAAAAACTGCTGAGGTAATTGCAGAACAATTATCGATAGACAAAGTTGTTAGTGAAGTTTTACCAGAAGATAAAGCAAATGAAATCAAAAAACTTCAAGCTCAAGGTAAAAAGGTAGCAATGGTTGGTGATGGTATTAATGATGCACCAGCACTAGTACAAGCAGAAGTTGGAATAGCTGTAGGAACAGGAACAGATGTAGCAATCGACGCAGCAGATATAGTGTTAATGAAACCTGATTTAAATTCTGTTGTTAATGCTATAGTTTTAAGTAAAAAAACTATAACAAATATTAAAGAAAATCTATTCTGGGCATTCTTCTACAATGTTATAGGTATTCCTTTTGCGATGGGAGTATTCTATATATTCGGAGGACCGTTGTTAAATCCAATGTTGGCAGGAGCTGCAATGAGTTTTAGTTCTATATCTGTAGTTCTAAATGCATTAAGGTTAAAAAGAGTAAAATTAAATTAA
- a CDS encoding RDD family protein: MNNDLNNNTPSYDPLFNGGTTVAPDETTRNEEFVKEYEDTKEAQEKVEKDFSLPTSLEDYLMLSKNFYAGFWTRFVAYVIDMIVIYAVSSLLNTFSFGLLNKVFDFPILGEESLSYVIVMFTYFIAMTYFFSQTLGKMIMKIKVETNKGEKLSFADVVYRELVGRLLTIFLVYLPYLAVVFTNKKKGLHDFIADTVVVKEDFSKLRSQMNKKLDSKN, from the coding sequence ATGAACAACGATTTAAATAATAATACACCTTCATATGATCCGCTTTTTAACGGGGGTACTACAGTAGCACCGGATGAAACTACACGAAATGAAGAATTTGTTAAAGAGTATGAAGATACTAAAGAAGCACAAGAAAAAGTAGAGAAAGATTTTTCGTTGCCAACTTCATTAGAAGATTATTTAATGCTTTCTAAAAATTTCTATGCAGGTTTCTGGACTAGATTTGTTGCATACGTAATCGATATGATAGTTATTTATGCTGTATCTAGTTTATTAAATACTTTTAGTTTTGGTTTATTAAACAAGGTGTTTGATTTTCCTATTTTAGGAGAAGAGTCTTTAAGTTATGTTATTGTTATGTTTACTTACTTTATAGCTATGACTTACTTCTTCTCTCAAACCTTAGGTAAGATGATTATGAAGATAAAAGTAGAGACTAATAAAGGGGAAAAGTTAAGTTTTGCAGATGTAGTTTATCGTGAGCTAGTAGGTAGATTATTAACGATATTCTTAGTATACCTGCCGTATTTAGCCGTAGTTTTCACAAATAAGAAAAAAGGGCTTCATGACTTTATTGCTGATACTGTAGTAGTCAAAGAAGATTTTTCAAAATTACGTAGTCAGATGAATAAGAAACTAGATAGTAAAAATTAA
- the sppA gene encoding signal peptide peptidase SppA, translating to MNFKNKRLISTVIVVVLVVFSLIKGTITSSNNSKKDDAELNGYLTEFLQEQSVTKLTLKKGDSSEVIQKISIDGEINAEMTNTYSRGSVLNQIKEAKGNPNVKAILLSVNSPGGGVYETAELYNALKNSGKDVYVSMKKTAASGGYYVSTPAKKIFVNTETTTGSLGVIMSYVSAQKFLNDHGIKQETIRSGEQKAVGGLTEDLPESTRKILQEQNKEAYERFVKAIAEGRHLSEDEVKKLADGRTYTGTQAVANKLADKVGTEDELIDLIKEEKGLSNPTVIELRADKTTESLISRFVKATTKSFISELNSEVNSNKVERSYLG from the coding sequence ATGAATTTTAAAAATAAAAGGTTAATATCAACTGTTATTGTTGTGGTCTTAGTGGTATTTTCGTTAATTAAAGGAACTATTACATCAAGTAACAACAGTAAAAAAGATGATGCAGAATTAAATGGATATTTAACAGAGTTTTTACAAGAACAAAGTGTTACTAAATTAACTTTGAAAAAAGGTGATAGTAGTGAAGTTATTCAAAAAATTTCTATAGACGGTGAAATTAATGCAGAGATGACTAATACTTATTCAAGAGGTTCTGTTTTAAATCAAATTAAAGAAGCTAAAGGTAATCCTAATGTAAAAGCGATACTATTATCTGTGAATTCACCAGGTGGTGGTGTTTATGAGACTGCAGAATTATATAATGCTCTTAAGAATAGTGGTAAGGATGTTTATGTGTCAATGAAGAAAACAGCCGCTTCTGGAGGATATTATGTATCGACTCCTGCTAAGAAAATTTTTGTAAATACTGAAACTACTACTGGTTCATTGGGAGTAATTATGAGCTATGTATCTGCTCAAAAATTCTTAAATGATCATGGAATTAAACAAGAAACTATCCGTTCTGGGGAACAAAAAGCAGTAGGTGGTTTAACAGAGGACTTACCAGAATCAACTAGAAAAATATTACAAGAGCAAAACAAAGAAGCGTATGAAAGATTTGTAAAAGCTATAGCTGAAGGTAGACACCTAAGTGAAGATGAAGTTAAGAAACTCGCTGATGGTAGAACATATACTGGTACTCAAGCAGTAGCGAACAAATTAGCTGATAAAGTAGGTACTGAAGACGAACTTATTGATTTAATAAAAGAAGAAAAAGGATTGTCTAATCCAACTGTAATCGAGTTAAGAGCTGATAAAACTACAGAAAGTTTAATTTCTAGATTTGTAAAAGCAACAACAAAAAGTTTTATCTCTGAATTAAATAGTGAAGTAAATTCAAACAAAGTTGAGCGTAGCTACTTAGGATAG
- a CDS encoding DUF4767 domain-containing protein: MKNRNNKQNNEMNSNQNGYYDQEGNYIPFGYYDQNGNYISNGYYNQDGKFIPNGYYDLNGNFIQYNNYNQNDNNYTPAGYYDQNGYFMVTGYYDQDGNYVETDQSNFDQGANNQNDQFTDDNRNNDFLGNSNYANVNQGNNEAEVEANKKNKPNKKSSKIGFIVALLLVCVLAAGVYYFKFYNKDSKVVHIDQYKVELAASGTNRTGKVDVNITEVPEVKDADENIKKFLRKPEVKYSPKENLENGSKVDVEITLNKEEAEKKGLKLTGSFKRTLTVTGLLEENSSKKEEIKTTSNTLWNKEKSNKLYKYVKEWEKTLNQSYKEYTPSNQVNFHGLKLPTESEMAGDARLVLEGDKLISMKWSPEGNYKDVYNIVAVFSDIDKPVNSVAHLYYFTILNGEPIVLITEQNQGNSKKYVYFRRTANVDLQKGFENIVKSS; this comes from the coding sequence ATGAAGAATAGAAATAATAAACAAAATAATGAAATGAATAGCAATCAAAATGGTTATTATGATCAAGAAGGAAACTATATTCCTTTTGGATATTACGATCAAAATGGGAACTATATTTCAAATGGTTATTACAATCAAGATGGAAAATTTATTCCGAACGGCTACTATGACCTGAATGGTAATTTTATTCAATATAATAACTATAATCAAAATGATAATAATTATACACCAGCGGGTTACTATGATCAAAATGGATACTTTATGGTAACTGGTTATTATGACCAGGATGGTAATTATGTTGAGACTGATCAATCTAACTTTGATCAAGGAGCAAATAATCAAAATGATCAGTTTACTGATGATAATCGGAATAATGATTTCTTAGGAAATAGTAATTATGCTAATGTGAATCAAGGAAATAATGAGGCAGAAGTTGAGGCAAATAAAAAAAATAAACCTAATAAGAAATCGTCTAAAATAGGATTTATAGTTGCATTGCTTTTAGTATGTGTACTTGCTGCGGGAGTTTATTATTTTAAATTCTACAATAAAGATTCAAAAGTAGTTCATATTGATCAGTATAAAGTTGAACTAGCTGCTTCTGGAACTAACCGAACTGGTAAGGTTGATGTTAATATTACGGAAGTTCCAGAAGTTAAAGATGCGGATGAAAATATCAAGAAATTCTTAAGAAAACCTGAGGTAAAATACTCGCCGAAAGAAAACTTGGAAAATGGAAGTAAAGTTGATGTAGAGATAACTCTTAATAAAGAGGAAGCTGAGAAGAAAGGATTAAAACTTACTGGTAGCTTTAAACGTACTCTTACAGTAACTGGTTTATTAGAAGAAAATAGCTCTAAAAAAGAAGAGATAAAAACTACAAGTAATACTCTTTGGAATAAAGAAAAAAGTAATAAACTATATAAATATGTAAAAGAATGGGAAAAAACTTTAAATCAAAGTTATAAAGAATATACACCGAGTAACCAAGTGAATTTCCATGGATTAAAACTTCCTACTGAATCAGAAATGGCGGGGGATGCACGTTTAGTTCTAGAAGGTGATAAACTAATTAGTATGAAGTGGTCACCTGAAGGGAATTATAAAGATGTATATAATATAGTTGCTGTATTTTCTGATATAGATAAACCAGTAAATTCTGTAGCACATCTATACTATTTCACTATTCTAAATGGTGAACCTATAGTGTTGATAACAGAACAAAATCAAGGGAATTCTAAGAAGTACGTATACTTCAGAAGAACTGCTAATGTGGATTTGCAAAAAGGTTTTGAAAATATAGTTAAGAGTTCATAA